A genomic region of Gemmatimonadales bacterium contains the following coding sequences:
- a CDS encoding TIGR04255 family protein yields the protein MSEQEYSSPPVHEVVLDLLFREREADDRVFERIQHAIASVYNQVSALEENQIQVIATPGAPSEAASTTRTVGWMGTNVVGEARWLLRCRSQRLTLNMVRSASWPSGPYVGWPVIRAEFAKCLELLADEFKDLPVQRAGLRYLNKLALPSTGALATWLNVGIRAPEVLSGLSVFNCRQGWTEIQGHSGLSALVNLARIKVEDPSSPPDAVGVLLDIDVYTRDPSTAPTYARVSDWFNHAHAAERLVFESSISNEIRSTLGAIQNA from the coding sequence ATGTCTGAACAGGAGTACTCGAGTCCACCTGTACATGAAGTCGTCCTCGACCTCCTGTTCCGGGAGCGAGAAGCCGATGACAGGGTTTTCGAGCGGATTCAGCATGCCATCGCTAGCGTTTACAATCAGGTCAGCGCCCTCGAAGAAAACCAGATCCAGGTTATCGCAACGCCGGGCGCTCCCAGCGAAGCGGCGTCCACCACCCGAACGGTGGGCTGGATGGGCACTAATGTCGTAGGGGAGGCTCGATGGCTTCTCCGATGCCGCAGCCAGCGGTTAACCCTCAATATGGTTCGATCTGCCTCTTGGCCCAGCGGTCCCTATGTTGGTTGGCCGGTGATTCGAGCAGAGTTCGCCAAATGCCTTGAGTTGCTTGCTGATGAATTCAAAGACTTGCCAGTACAGCGCGCAGGCCTGCGCTACCTCAATAAACTCGCGTTGCCCAGCACGGGCGCTCTTGCCACTTGGTTAAACGTCGGCATCCGTGCACCGGAGGTTCTGTCGGGGCTTTCCGTCTTCAACTGTCGCCAAGGATGGACCGAGATTCAAGGACACTCCGGACTAAGTGCCCTAGTGAATCTCGCGCGGATCAAAGTTGAGGATCCGTCCTCGCCCCCCGATGCGGTTGGCGTCCTTTTGGATATCGACGTCTATACCCGAGACCCATCTACGGCCCCCACGTACGCCCGGGTTAGCGACTGGTTTAATCATGCTCACGCCGCCGAGCGGCTTGTTTTTGAATCGTCGATCTCGAATGAGATCAGGTCGACCCTCGGAGCAATCCAGAATGCTTGA
- a CDS encoding L,D-transpeptidase family protein gives MSSGLQTLPGLLLALTLGLPAIPMAAAEAQRGAGRALTAIRAAEEHGLRPSDYGLARLEHLMRTDTSRVDSTLASSLTHLAQDLRFGRVRPNAYSNLRESERLDLAAAVRTALAADTVPELMEAMAPPTALYRSLRQALAHAGSDASDHARKIQLTMERLRWLPRPEHERVVLVNIPAFELNAFDTPDLAGNPALTMRVIVGRASRTRTPLLGAMLRTVEFRPFWNVPRSILVGELLPAMRKNTRYLIEHDMEIVGPRDSILGDKLDQDLLDRLGRGEVRVRQRPTERNALGAVKLEFPNPSSIFLHDTPDKRLFARERRDLSHGCIRLERPGALASWALAERPGWAQDSTDRAMSDAARRILAVAKPTMVILFYGTADALPDGTLRFHPDLYGLDRQLTTALSRTR, from the coding sequence TTGTCGTCGGGTCTCCAGACGCTGCCCGGGCTGCTTCTCGCCCTGACTCTCGGATTACCGGCCATTCCGATGGCCGCCGCTGAGGCGCAGCGCGGTGCCGGGCGCGCCCTGACGGCAATCCGGGCCGCGGAGGAGCATGGATTGCGACCGTCGGACTACGGTCTTGCCAGGCTCGAGCACCTCATGCGCACCGACACCTCCCGGGTCGACAGCACCCTGGCGAGCAGCCTGACCCACCTGGCCCAGGACCTCCGATTCGGACGGGTCCGTCCCAACGCCTATTCGAACCTTCGGGAGTCCGAACGCCTCGACCTCGCCGCCGCCGTCCGCACCGCGCTCGCTGCGGACACCGTGCCGGAACTGATGGAGGCGATGGCCCCGCCAACTGCCCTTTACCGCAGTCTTCGGCAGGCGCTGGCTCACGCCGGGAGTGATGCATCCGATCACGCCCGCAAGATCCAGCTGACGATGGAGCGGCTCCGCTGGCTGCCACGCCCGGAACACGAACGCGTCGTGCTGGTCAATATCCCGGCTTTCGAACTGAACGCGTTCGATACTCCCGACCTCGCAGGCAATCCGGCGCTGACTATGCGGGTCATCGTCGGACGCGCCAGCAGGACCCGAACACCCTTGCTGGGCGCAATGTTGCGGACGGTCGAGTTCCGCCCGTTCTGGAACGTGCCCCGCAGCATCCTGGTCGGCGAGCTCCTGCCAGCCATGCGAAAGAACACCCGATACTTGATCGAGCATGATATGGAAATCGTCGGACCGCGCGACAGCATACTCGGCGACAAGCTCGATCAGGATCTGCTGGACCGGCTGGGGCGCGGCGAGGTTCGCGTCCGGCAGCGTCCCACCGAGCGAAACGCCTTGGGCGCGGTCAAGCTCGAGTTCCCGAACCCGTCGAGCATCTTCCTGCACGACACTCCCGACAAGCGCCTCTTTGCACGCGAGCGCCGAGACCTGAGCCACGGCTGCATCCGACTGGAACGGCCAGGTGCGCTGGCAAGCTGGGCACTCGCAGAACGTCCTGGTTGGGCCCAGGACAGCACCGACCGCGCCATGTCCGACGCAGCTCGGCGGATCCTGGCCGTAGCCAAGCCAACGATGGTGATCCTGTTCTATGGGACGGCGGACGCGCTGCCGGACGGAACGCTCCGGTTCCATCCGGATCTCTACGGGCTCGATCGGCAGCTCACCACAGCCCTGTCTCGGACTCGGTGA
- a CDS encoding amphi-Trp domain-containing protein: MARRASTSKVRRSTNARPRRKAARDLERTYSRSQFIAKLRRFADALESRKPFTIQIAGERLHIPAKALFNIEHERAGGQDELEFQLRWETPRVK, translated from the coding sequence ATGGCTCGTCGCGCATCAACGTCGAAAGTCCGCAGGTCCACCAACGCTCGGCCGCGTCGCAAGGCCGCGCGTGACCTCGAGCGCACCTACTCGCGGTCACAGTTTATCGCCAAGCTGCGCCGCTTTGCGGATGCACTCGAATCGCGCAAGCCCTTCACGATTCAAATTGCCGGCGAGCGCCTGCACATTCCGGCCAAAGCGCTCTTCAACATCGAGCACGAGCGAGCGGGTGGACAGGACGAGCTCGAGTTTCAGCTACGCTGGGAAACCCCGCGAGTGAAGTAG
- a CDS encoding 6-bladed beta-propeller, translating to MFLAGLSMVFARALLGQEVVNRAAECGQCTIERHTVAVLGRDQGGQLAAPLGVVGITAGHDQTLIGVVLGGRGTPLVFTANGRFVRTIGRAGRGPGEYIAPRDILRWRGDSILVADPSIGRFSVLSPSYQYVRSLPFTLPSFESVTALPGGELVVNVYLSDKAVVGFPLHVIDPDGKRLRSFGSERPVVSPGTVHEMARFITSSDGVVWSATPFGDYTIEGWDVETGTLKQRIRRIADFYREGPRQAPTPKDPPSPAIAGIFAEGRYLWVFVAVPANRWHRGLARNPVRGEGGGAVYRVENANLVYDTVVEVFDTKTGKLHASARFDEFMSAPLGASPFGLWRVETDAGIVETTVARFAIVGSSSRRSGGRAFPMNK from the coding sequence ATGTTTCTCGCCGGCCTCTCGATGGTGTTTGCCCGAGCCTTGTTGGGCCAGGAGGTGGTTAATCGTGCGGCGGAGTGTGGTCAGTGTACGATTGAACGTCACACCGTTGCGGTTCTGGGACGGGACCAAGGAGGACAACTCGCCGCCCCGTTGGGGGTGGTCGGCATTACAGCGGGACATGATCAAACGTTGATCGGCGTTGTACTAGGAGGAAGAGGGACTCCGTTGGTGTTTACAGCGAACGGTCGCTTCGTACGAACTATCGGTCGTGCGGGGCGTGGTCCTGGAGAGTACATCGCTCCGAGAGACATCCTTCGGTGGCGAGGTGATTCAATCCTCGTAGCCGATCCCTCGATTGGTCGATTCTCAGTTCTTTCGCCATCGTATCAGTATGTCCGGTCCTTACCGTTTACCCTCCCTTCATTCGAATCGGTAACGGCGCTTCCGGGCGGAGAGTTAGTTGTCAACGTTTATTTGTCAGACAAAGCCGTGGTCGGTTTTCCTTTGCATGTAATCGATCCTGACGGCAAGCGCTTGCGCTCCTTTGGCTCAGAACGACCGGTCGTGTCACCAGGAACCGTACATGAGATGGCCCGGTTCATTACGTCAAGCGATGGAGTCGTCTGGTCGGCAACCCCGTTCGGCGACTACACGATAGAGGGATGGGACGTTGAAACAGGCACTCTAAAGCAGCGGATCCGGCGGATAGCAGATTTCTATCGGGAAGGTCCTCGCCAAGCTCCGACGCCGAAGGACCCACCTTCACCAGCCATTGCGGGAATCTTTGCTGAAGGCCGCTATCTCTGGGTTTTCGTTGCTGTCCCGGCAAACAGGTGGCATCGTGGTTTGGCACGGAACCCTGTGCGGGGAGAAGGCGGGGGCGCGGTCTATCGAGTAGAGAATGCCAACTTGGTGTACGACACCGTTGTTGAGGTCTTCGATACCAAGACGGGGAAACTTCATGCGTCAGCCCGTTTCGACGAGTTCATGTCAGCTCCCCTTGGTGCGTCGCCGTTCGGGTTGTGGAGGGTCGAAACGGACGCGGGGATTGTCGAGACGACTGTTGCGCGCTTTGCCATTGTCGGAAGCTCGTCGCGAAGATCGGGCGGGCGCGCTTTCCCGATGAACAAGTAG
- a CDS encoding FkbM family methyltransferase, whose amino-acid sequence MVNRAFARLRDVARLAKQPRHATALLQAYYRFQRLPQTTGADATIDFLGYRFHYLDPSTACHLFREIFVERLYDVAIDSDRPRILDCGSNIGMSVLFFRHRFPNAVITAFEPHPIAFKTLRKNVEHNHLDVTLHQIAVAERSGTVDFYCNDDVSDSLDMSLLPNRTEQSIEVQARCLSDYVDDEIDLLKLDVEGAEEQVLRELADSGALGRIRSIACEYHHHRPVRSDRLSETLAILETNGFGYQLRAHSSADNHLEGIQDVLIYAYRK is encoded by the coding sequence ATGGTCAATCGCGCTTTCGCCAGGCTTCGCGACGTCGCCCGCCTGGCGAAGCAACCCCGCCACGCAACCGCCCTGCTCCAAGCGTACTACCGATTCCAGCGCCTGCCTCAGACGACAGGTGCCGATGCGACGATCGACTTTCTCGGGTATCGATTTCACTATCTGGACCCTTCGACGGCCTGCCATCTGTTCCGGGAGATCTTTGTCGAGCGATTGTACGATGTGGCGATCGATTCCGACCGCCCCCGCATCCTGGATTGCGGCAGCAACATTGGCATGTCCGTCCTGTTCTTCAGGCATCGCTTCCCCAATGCCGTCATCACGGCGTTCGAGCCACATCCAATCGCCTTCAAAACGCTGCGCAAGAATGTCGAGCACAATCACCTCGACGTCACGCTGCATCAGATCGCCGTAGCTGAACGTTCGGGCACCGTCGATTTCTACTGCAACGACGACGTCAGCGACTCGCTCGACATGAGCCTCCTTCCCAATCGAACCGAACAGTCCATCGAGGTGCAGGCCCGATGTCTGTCGGACTATGTCGACGACGAGATCGATCTCCTCAAGCTCGACGTGGAGGGAGCCGAGGAGCAGGTGCTGCGAGAACTCGCCGACTCAGGTGCCCTTGGTCGGATCCGCAGCATCGCCTGCGAGTACCACCATCACCGACCGGTGCGTTCCGACCGCCTGTCGGAAACACTCGCAATTCTCGAGACAAACGGCTTCGGCTACCAACTCCGCGCCCATAGCAGCGCCGACAACCACCTCGAAGGAATCCAGGACGTCCTGATCTACGCCTATCGGAAGTGA
- a CDS encoding DUF1508 domain-containing protein has translation MYFEVYQDTRSEWRWRLIAANAQRIADSGEGYTSKASCEHGIALVKSAHSAPVRYR, from the coding sequence ATGTACTTCGAGGTTTACCAGGATACGCGAAGCGAGTGGCGGTGGCGATTGATCGCAGCCAATGCTCAACGGATCGCGGATTCCGGGGAAGGGTATACGAGCAAGGCGAGTTGCGAGCACGGTATTGCCTTGGTCAAGAGTGCCCATTCCGCGCCGGTTCGATACCGGTAG
- a CDS encoding alkaline phosphatase family protein, with amino-acid sequence MTTSRVDRVSTPRCLLILVDGLRPDVAEREAAAGRLPNLARLTDRGGRGRAITAFPSTTSVAYLPFLTGCLPGRCNVPSIRWLDRAAYAGRWWRERDAVRSYCGYQAGMLDADIAPDIRTIFQLVPESAAFFTMITRGLTPERDPTQGARKFWGALSHYLLWHQPADGVVAKGLLDWIERDPDWRFLFAQFPAVDGYTHQTTPDAPKVVRALHRVDAAVGDTLALLEAKGQRDNTLILLVSDHGATTVREHLDLATWFRSRGIPTLAHPELWRPDPRVAVMVAGNGSAMLYAAPGVPRTERWPLARLRTREAFGAAEDLVSALVREPAVAFVAAEDHPGQVRLLDAQGEAIIADHGDRISYRPEGSDPLGTGPFEADRRDTLARSFHETYPDAAVQLLDQFRSPRTGDLVVIGREGYDFRDRWEIPEHKAGHGSLFRAHMQVPLWSSQPLGAVPLRTVDIFATMLDWLNVEAPSGIDAELVWRAGAPQQELVPALVS; translated from the coding sequence ATGACGACATCGCGTGTAGATCGTGTATCAACACCCCGTTGCCTGCTGATCCTGGTCGACGGCCTCCGACCAGACGTCGCCGAGCGCGAAGCCGCCGCCGGACGCCTGCCGAACCTGGCCCGCCTGACGGATAGGGGCGGGCGCGGGCGGGCCATCACCGCGTTTCCGTCGACCACGAGTGTCGCCTACCTGCCCTTCCTGACCGGGTGCCTGCCGGGCCGCTGCAACGTGCCGTCAATCCGCTGGCTCGATCGCGCCGCCTACGCAGGGCGCTGGTGGCGCGAGCGCGATGCTGTTCGCAGCTACTGCGGCTACCAGGCCGGCATGCTGGACGCCGACATTGCCCCGGACATCCGGACCATCTTCCAGCTGGTCCCGGAAAGTGCCGCCTTCTTTACGATGATTACCCGCGGACTCACCCCGGAACGGGATCCGACCCAAGGTGCGCGCAAGTTCTGGGGCGCCCTGTCGCACTACCTGCTCTGGCACCAGCCAGCCGACGGCGTGGTGGCGAAGGGCCTGCTCGACTGGATCGAACGCGACCCCGACTGGCGCTTTCTCTTTGCACAGTTTCCCGCGGTCGACGGCTATACCCACCAGACCACGCCCGATGCACCGAAAGTCGTGCGTGCCCTGCATCGGGTCGACGCGGCAGTCGGAGACACGCTGGCCTTGCTGGAAGCGAAGGGTCAGCGGGACAATACGCTGATCCTCCTGGTGAGCGACCACGGCGCCACCACGGTTCGCGAGCATCTCGATCTGGCCACCTGGTTCCGCAGCCGCGGCATTCCGACCCTGGCGCACCCGGAGCTCTGGCGACCCGACCCCCGAGTCGCCGTGATGGTGGCCGGCAACGGCTCCGCCATGCTCTACGCAGCGCCCGGCGTTCCGCGCACCGAGCGATGGCCCCTGGCCCGCCTGCGCACCCGCGAGGCCTTCGGCGCCGCAGAAGACCTGGTCTCGGCGCTGGTCCGGGAACCCGCCGTGGCGTTCGTCGCGGCGGAAGATCATCCCGGCCAGGTTCGGCTGCTGGACGCGCAGGGTGAAGCGATCATCGCCGACCACGGCGACCGCATCAGCTACCGGCCCGAAGGCTCGGACCCGCTGGGCACCGGCCCCTTCGAGGCCGATCGGCGCGACACCCTGGCCCGGAGTTTCCACGAGACCTATCCGGACGCCGCAGTCCAACTGCTCGATCAGTTCCGGTCGCCGCGCACGGGCGATCTCGTCGTGATCGGCCGCGAGGGCTACGACTTCCGCGATCGGTGGGAGATCCCCGAGCACAAGGCCGGTCACGGCAGCCTCTTCCGAGCGCACATGCAGGTCCCGCTCTGGAGCAGCCAGCCCCTCGGTGCGGTTCCGCTCCGCACCGTCGACATCTTCGCGACGATGCTCGACTGGCTCAACGTCGAAGCCCCGAGCGGGATCGACGCCGAGTTGGTCTGGCGGGCCGGCGCGCCACAGCAGGAACTGGTACCCGCCCTGGTTTCCTGA
- a CDS encoding nitroreductase family protein: protein MPETWLETWSDAVLEFPLNGTPARQLRALVRFATRAPSSHNSQPWRFRLVGETLELRIDPSRRLPIVDPNDRELLISCGAALEHLRIAAHRFCLADAVTINPDPHDPELVARIRLAGRRDPSPNDQAIFDAISTRHTYRGPMEPRPIAPPLVDQLILEARRAGARLAILDDSARDPLADLVMAADRIQMADPLFRAELAGWLRSGLTNATDGMPGYALEMSAVASVMAPLVVRTFDLGNGRAARDADLVRGSPVLAVLGTDGDSRGDWIRGGQALARVLLLAAAGGVRASYLNQPVEIPALRERLGVLVPEAGTPQLVLRLGYGPEGQATPRRRVSEIWDQSDAS, encoded by the coding sequence ATGCCCGAAACCTGGCTCGAAACCTGGTCGGATGCGGTGCTCGAGTTCCCGCTCAACGGCACCCCTGCCAGACAGTTGCGAGCGCTGGTCCGATTCGCGACCCGCGCGCCCTCCAGTCACAACAGCCAGCCCTGGCGGTTTCGTCTCGTCGGCGAGACGCTCGAGCTGCGCATCGACCCATCCCGTCGCCTTCCGATCGTCGATCCGAACGACCGGGAACTCCTGATCAGTTGCGGCGCGGCGCTCGAGCATCTGCGGATTGCCGCGCACCGGTTCTGCCTGGCCGATGCCGTCACGATCAATCCCGACCCGCATGACCCCGAGCTGGTGGCGCGGATCCGCCTGGCGGGCAGGCGCGACCCGTCGCCCAACGACCAGGCGATCTTCGACGCCATCAGCACTCGGCACACCTACCGGGGGCCGATGGAGCCTCGCCCGATTGCGCCACCGCTGGTCGATCAGCTGATCCTGGAAGCGAGGCGCGCGGGTGCGCGGCTTGCGATCCTCGACGACTCTGCCCGGGACCCACTGGCCGATCTCGTCATGGCAGCCGACCGGATCCAGATGGCGGATCCCCTCTTCCGTGCCGAACTGGCCGGGTGGTTGCGCTCCGGGCTGACCAACGCCACTGACGGGATGCCCGGCTACGCGCTCGAGATGAGCGCGGTAGCCTCGGTCATGGCCCCGCTGGTCGTACGGACCTTCGACCTTGGTAACGGGCGTGCTGCGCGGGATGCCGATCTGGTGCGGGGATCGCCGGTGCTGGCCGTCCTGGGAACCGACGGCGATAGTCGTGGAGACTGGATTCGTGGCGGTCAGGCACTGGCCCGGGTGCTGCTCTTGGCCGCGGCAGGCGGAGTTCGCGCCTCTTATCTCAACCAGCCAGTCGAGATTCCGGCCCTGCGCGAGCGACTCGGCGTCCTGGTTCCCGAAGCCGGCACGCCGCAACTCGTGCTCCGTCTGGGCTACGGTCCCGAGGGGCAAGCGACACCGAGACGTCGGGTTTCGGAGATCTGGGACCAGTCAGATGCCAGCTAG